Below is a window of Lentimicrobium sp. L6 DNA.
AAAACTTAATCCCCGTGGCTTGTCATTGGCAAAGCTCCGATTGGATTATTGGTTTTAATGAAGTGCAAATGCAAATTTTAGAATTCACTGATAAGCCTTTAGAAATTGCTAGAATGATGGCCATGTTATTTTATAGAACACCGGCCAGTTTAGAGTCTAAATTCAACAGAAGCCAAACTGCAGATGGAAAATTATTCAATATTGAATCTTGGCTTCGGCATCATGGAAATAAATTAAATGGCCGCTTTGAGGTTTCTGCCTATCGCTTGATGACTCATTTATTAACCACACTTGATATCACCAGCCATTTTGAGAATTTTGAGGAGGCTGTTAAAGAAATCGAGTCCAATATTATTCAAGTAGCTGTAGATACAGATTGGATATTTGTGAAGGATGAGACCATCGAGACCAAAAACAAGTTGGACAAGTTGGAGATTAAAAACGAATACCATGAAATAAAATCCATACATGGCCACGATGCTTTCTTAATTGAATTTGAGCAACTTGAAAGTTTCTTGAAACCCATATTCAAATAGAATCATCCTTCACTAGAATTTTACAAGTCAATAATTCACAACAAACTTTGTGCAACTCTGTGTCTTAGTGCCTCTGTGGTAAATAAAATAAAAATATGAAAATAATAAAATTCGGAGGGAAATCCCTCTCCAACGGAACCGGAATAAATGCTGTAATCAGCATCATACAAAATAAAATTAATAATAATGAGAAGTTTGTCGTTATAGTTTCTGCTAGAGGAAACGCCACAGATGAACTAGAAAACATCTTAGAACTAGCCAAACAAGGAAAGGAATATAAAACGCAATGGCAAGAATTTAAAAGTTACCAAATTTCACCTGCTCCTGCTATAGATTTCAGCAAAGAATTCCAGCTATTAGAAAAAATATTCGAAGGCGTTCAATTATTAGAGGAAGTGAGTTTAAAAATAAAAGACCTCGTATTAGCCCAAGGTGAATTACTCGCTGCCAAAATGATATCGAAGCTTCTAAATGACAAAGGAATTAAGGCAAAAAACATTGATAGCAGAAAAATTATTGTCACTGATGAGCAATATGGAAATGCAGTTGTCTTAGAAGAAGAATCAAAAAAAAGATGTCAAACTTTCATCGATGAATTAGAAGAAAACACCTTGGCTATTCTTACTGGTTTCATTGCCAATAATGAACAAGGTTCTACCACCACTTTGGGGAGAAATGGCAGCAATTATTCAGCTGCATTATTTGCCAATTTCCTAAATGCAGAAGAATTACAAAACTATACACATGTAGATGGAATATACACTGCCAATCCTGATTTAGTAGAAGAGGCAAGAATTATTGATCAAATCAGCTTTCAAGAAGCCAATGAATTGGCCAGTTTTGGAGCTTCCATTTTACATGCCAAAACCATTATTCCACTTATTGAGAAAAACATTCCCCTTAGAATCCTCAACACTTTTAATTCTGAAAGCAAAGGAACACTCATCTGTAGGAATGGTCAGAAAAAAGGTGTAAAATCCATTTCTGTAAAATCAGGAGTGAGTCTGATTAATTTGGAAGGAAAAGGCTTATTGGGGAAAATAGGTGTAGATGCAAGAATATTCAACACTTTAGGAAGAGAAAATATTAATATAGGTGTCATTTCCCAAGGAAGTTCAGAAAGAGGAATTGGATTTGTGGTAAATAGTAAAGATGACGACAGAGCAGTAAAATCTCTCCGTAAAGAATTTTCAAATGATTTTTCCAATAAAGATGTGAGCAATATCACTACCATTAATGATGTATCGGTGGTTAGTATTGTGGGTCAAAATTTACAAGGCTTTTCAAAACCCTATCAATCTTTGGTGAAAAATAATATTGAAATTCTATTGATTAATAATAATATTTCGGGGAATAATATCAGCTTATTAATCGATAACCAGCAGGTTCACAAAGCCATCAACATTATTCATTCTCAGATATTTGGGGTAGCTAAGAATATAAATATCGCTATTTTTGGAAAAGGAACAGTGGGCGGAAGTTTAATTGAACAGATTTTAAAAAGCCAAGAACAAATCTTAAGGAGAAAAGAAACTCGTCTAAATATTTTCGCGGTTGCCGGAAGTAAAAACCTTCTTCTCCAAAAAGAGGGCATTGGAAATAATTGGAAATCTGAATTTAAGAATGCTAAGCAAACAAAAGATTCTATCAAAGAAGTTATTGCCTTTGCTGAACAACATCATTTAGAGAATTTAATAGCCATTGATAATACTGCTTCTAGCGAATTTATCAAAAGCTATCCCCTCTTGATTGAGAATGGATTCGATTTGGTTTCCTCCAATAAAATAGCCAATACTGTAGGTTTTGATTTCTATAAATCATTAAGGAAAGAATTGAAGACTCATAACAAACAATATTTATACGAAACCAATGTGGGCGCAGGTTTACCGCTCATCGATACCATCAAACTATTACACGATTCCGGAGAGAATATCACCAGAATTAAAGGCGTATTTTCAGGCTCACTGAGTTATATTTTTAATGCTTTTTCTGAATCTGAAGAAAGCTTCTCAAGCATTGTGAAACAAGCCATGGAAAAAGGATTTACAGAACCTGACCCAAGAGAAGATTTATGTGGAAACGATGTGGCTCGTAAATTACTCATTTTGGCTCGTGAACTCGATTTGGAAAATGAACTAGACGAAGTTCAAATTAGAAACCTCATTCCTGAAAACTTAAGAGGAGGCCAAGTGGATAACTTCCTCCAAAGAATTGAAGAATTAGACCATCCTTTTGAATTACTAAAAGAAGCACAAGAAAAAGACCATGTTCTCAGGTATGTGGGCGATTTACATGGCGACCTTCAACAAAGCAAAGGTGAGTTGGATGTGAGTTTGGTAAGTGTCCCAAAAAACAGCGCTTTAGGCCAATTGAGCGGAAGTAATTCCATCTTCGAAATCTATACCGAAAGCTATGGGGAGAACCCAATTGTGATCCAAGGAGCCGGTGCTGGTGCGGCAGTAACTGCCCGTGGTGTATTTGGTGATTTGTTGAGGATTGCTGAGAAGAGGTAGACTTAATGACAAAATAAATATTCAGTATCTTTGCTCTTTAATTATGATTATAAAAATCTGAAATATGAACTCAAAGACTTCTGAATTAAAAGAAATATTACATCAACTAGTTACTAATACTAATGATGAAGGTATTTTGAGTCAGGTTCAAGCCTATTTTTCAGCTTTGCAAAAAAAGCCAATCGATTGGTGGGACTATTTAAGTGAAAATGATAAATCAACAATTGAATTAGGATTATCTCAATTGGAGAATAATGAAGGTCATTCTCATGAAATTATTCAATCAAAAGTTGACCATTTATTGGGCAGAAAATGAGACCACCTCATATCATATGGTCTCCAGTTGCAGAAGATTCATATTTAAAAACTATTGAATATATTCTAGCAAAATGGTCTCTTAGGGAAGCTGAAAAATTTGAATCTAAAGTTAACCATCTATTAAATAAATTGATGGTTCATCAAAAACTTTGTCCTGAATCAATAAGTTTCAATGGCTTAAGAAAATGCGTAATAAGCAGTCAGACTTCTTTAATTTATAGAGTTCATAAAAACTCCATTGAATTGATTGCGTTTATTGACAATAGAAGTAATCAAACGATTTAATTATCTGAATCTGATTCTGTAGCTTGGCATATTTTTTTTGTGATACTTTTATAGAGGTCATCGAGGCTCTGTCCATTCTAATGATTACCTTTTTTAGCTATTGTCTTTTAATTACAAACAAAAGGTGCAGAGCACCGAAACATCTATAGAAATTTGAATGCAATGATAATTTCAAAGTCACCAGATAAGTCTCAGCAATTTGCTAACAGAGCAGCGACGACAACAGAAATCCCTAAAATACCTAAATTGTTTCGCTACTCTGTAGCTTGATACCAAATTTTCTTATTTCTTTTATAGAGGTAGACGGGTCTCTGCCCCTTGTTAATGATTGTTCTAAATTAGCTCATTATCTTTCAATTACAAACAAAAGGTGCAGAGCACCGAAACATCTATAGAAATAAGAACATCGTGAATATTTCAAAATCACCAGATATACCTATGTAACATAGCAATAGAACAGCAATAATATCAGAAATTAATCATCAAATGGATTTACATCAATAGCCTCAAAATATACCTTTGTTTCTGTTGAAAGCTTTGGAACCTTAGCCCAATAAACAAAAGGTATTGAAATGATACCAGAGCCTGCACACTGATTTTCCATAGAGTATTTCACATACATTTTAACTTCATCTTTTTGTGTATTCCTACATACCCATGCCATTGTATTAATGCCTTGGCCAGAACCTCCCCCTCCCATGCCTAAAAGAGTGTGTTTTTCAAAATCTACCTCTATTGGCTTATGCTCTGACATTAAAGAATCATATTGAGTTTGTCTCCTTATGACTATTGGAGAATTATTAAAGTCAAAACCAGTAATAGATCCTTCAATTATTTCAGCAACTGTCCATTCATTATAACCATTATCACAGAAAGGTTGGCCAAGTGATTTAGTATTACATTTACCACAGCTAAAAAACAAAGAAGAGATACAAAGAATAAATAGAATTAGTTTGATTGTGTTTCTATAGATTGATATCATTCGAATCTGATTTTGGTTAATGATAACCAAAGATATAACCTTTTTGCTATTGCTATAAATCGATTGGCTATTTAAACCCATTCCAAAATACCAACATTAAATAGCTATTTTGCATTTGTTAACATCCATATCCATAAAAATGAGATACTTTTGCAACGTAATAAAAAAATTCTTCAGGGCAGGGTGTAATTCCCGACCGGCGGTGATAGTCCGCGACTCATGACGATAATCGTCACGATTGATTTGGTGAAATTCCAATACCGACAGTAAAGTCTGGATGATAGAAGAAGATTTACAGATGAATAGCCTATTTTGGCTTTTCTTTGCACTGCCCTGTCGACCAAAAATACGAGGGCTTTTTTTATGTCAAAGAAATCAGCAAACTTTAGCAAGTTTGACCAAAAAATGATGAAACGCTGCCTTGAGCTCGCTGCACAAGGAAGTGGTTTTACAGCTCCTAATCCTATGGTAGGTGCAGTTATCACAAAAGATGATGAAATCATCTCAGAAGGTTTTCATGAGTATTATGGTGGGCCTCACGCCGAAATTAGAGCTATTGAAAATGCTAGCCAAGACTTAAAAGGAGCACATTTATATGTGAACCTAGAACCCTGCTCCCATCAAGGCAAAACCCCTCCTTGCTCCCTTGCACTTGTCAAACAAGGATTTTCTAAAGTATTTATTGCCAATATCGACCCCAACCCTTTAGTGTCTGGAAAAGGAATTAAAATATTAAAGAAAGCTGGCATTGAAGTGGTAACTGGCTTATTGGAAAAAGAGGGATTAAAACTGAATGAAAAATTCTTCCATTTTATCCAATATAAAACTCCATTCATCGCCCTTAAAACGGCTACTAGTTTAGACGGTAAAATTGCCACTTATAGTGGGGAGAGTCAATGGATTACCAGTGCTGAAAGCAGAAAAGTAGTTCATCAATTGAGACAAGATTATACAGCCATTTTAGTAGGAATAAATACCGTATTAAAAGACGATCCCGCCCTTACAGTAAGATTAGACAAAGAAGTAAAAAACCCTATTAAAGTAGTGGTGGACACCACTTTAAAAACCCCTCATGGATTTAAAATACTCGATGACAAAGCTCCTTTGATTATTGCAACTACTCGTATGGCAAGCCAAGCTCGTATAGCTGAATTTGAAGAATACAAAAACGTTCAAGTTTGGGTTTGTCCATTAAAAGATGGAGTAGTAAACTTGGAGTACTTACTCGAAAAACTAGGAGAAGAAGGTATTGATAGTTTGATAGTTGAAGGTGGTGGCTCTATCAACTTCAGTGTTTTACAACATCACCTTCCTCAAAAAATATATGCATTTATCGCTCCCAAAATTATAGGAGGAATGAATTCGAAATCATCTTTTACAGGTAAAGGAATCAAACATTTAGGC
It encodes the following:
- a CDS encoding alpha/beta fold hydrolase, translated to MRPELISYKIKDFTTSSGVLLNELNLTYEVFGKPLHTAPIVVINHALTGNSDVLSEEKGWWKTIIGENKLIDTNKYTILAFNIPGNAYDDLIIENYKDFTTRDIASLFLEAIDGLKIEKLFAVIGGSLGGGIAWEMAVLKPKLIENLIPVACHWQSSDWIIGFNEVQMQILEFTDKPLEIARMMAMLFYRTPASLESKFNRSQTADGKLFNIESWLRHHGNKLNGRFEVSAYRLMTHLLTTLDITSHFENFEEAVKEIESNIIQVAVDTDWIFVKDETIETKNKLDKLEIKNEYHEIKSIHGHDAFLIEFEQLESFLKPIFK
- the thrA gene encoding bifunctional aspartate kinase/homoserine dehydrogenase I; protein product: MKIIKFGGKSLSNGTGINAVISIIQNKINNNEKFVVIVSARGNATDELENILELAKQGKEYKTQWQEFKSYQISPAPAIDFSKEFQLLEKIFEGVQLLEEVSLKIKDLVLAQGELLAAKMISKLLNDKGIKAKNIDSRKIIVTDEQYGNAVVLEEESKKRCQTFIDELEENTLAILTGFIANNEQGSTTTLGRNGSNYSAALFANFLNAEELQNYTHVDGIYTANPDLVEEARIIDQISFQEANELASFGASILHAKTIIPLIEKNIPLRILNTFNSESKGTLICRNGQKKGVKSISVKSGVSLINLEGKGLLGKIGVDARIFNTLGRENINIGVISQGSSERGIGFVVNSKDDDRAVKSLRKEFSNDFSNKDVSNITTINDVSVVSIVGQNLQGFSKPYQSLVKNNIEILLINNNISGNNISLLIDNQQVHKAINIIHSQIFGVAKNINIAIFGKGTVGGSLIEQILKSQEQILRRKETRLNIFAVAGSKNLLLQKEGIGNNWKSEFKNAKQTKDSIKEVIAFAEQHHLENLIAIDNTASSEFIKSYPLLIENGFDLVSSNKIANTVGFDFYKSLRKELKTHNKQYLYETNVGAGLPLIDTIKLLHDSGENITRIKGVFSGSLSYIFNAFSESEESFSSIVKQAMEKGFTEPDPREDLCGNDVARKLLILARELDLENELDEVQIRNLIPENLRGGQVDNFLQRIEELDHPFELLKEAQEKDHVLRYVGDLHGDLQQSKGELDVSLVSVPKNSALGQLSGSNSIFEIYTESYGENPIVIQGAGAGAAVTARGVFGDLLRIAEKR
- a CDS encoding type II toxin-antitoxin system RelE/ParE family toxin; its protein translation is MRPPHIIWSPVAEDSYLKTIEYILAKWSLREAEKFESKVNHLLNKLMVHQKLCPESISFNGLRKCVISSQTSLIYRVHKNSIELIAFIDNRSNQTI
- the ribD gene encoding bifunctional diaminohydroxyphosphoribosylaminopyrimidine deaminase/5-amino-6-(5-phosphoribosylamino)uracil reductase RibD; this translates as MSKKSANFSKFDQKMMKRCLELAAQGSGFTAPNPMVGAVITKDDEIISEGFHEYYGGPHAEIRAIENASQDLKGAHLYVNLEPCSHQGKTPPCSLALVKQGFSKVFIANIDPNPLVSGKGIKILKKAGIEVVTGLLEKEGLKLNEKFFHFIQYKTPFIALKTATSLDGKIATYSGESQWITSAESRKVVHQLRQDYTAILVGINTVLKDDPALTVRLDKEVKNPIKVVVDTTLKTPHGFKILDDKAPLIIATTRMASQARIAEFEEYKNVQVWVCPLKDGVVNLEYLLEKLGEEGIDSLIVEGGGSINFSVLQHHLPQKIYAFIAPKIIGGMNSKSSFTGKGIKHLGDVPELKEVHYKTIGNDLLMEGYF